The Oculatellaceae cyanobacterium genome contains a region encoding:
- a CDS encoding regulatory protein RecX gives MNSFSYFLKLLSRKDYSTHELLQKGKEKGFSPEEINYAITELQSKDYQSDKRLVENLIISSQGKYGKSVIKRKCYEKGINIELFEEIWQTQTAEDETDDLANLKSKIMRKYKIDSFQDLDPKTKSKLVNYLSYRGFNPFETIGNWQKEELNA, from the coding sequence TTAAAACTATTATCTCGCAAAGACTATAGTACCCACGAACTCCTCCAAAAAGGAAAAGAAAAAGGTTTTAGCCCGGAAGAAATTAACTATGCAATTACTGAATTACAAAGCAAAGATTACCAATCAGATAAACGGTTAGTTGAGAACTTAATTATCTCTTCTCAAGGGAAATACGGTAAATCTGTAATTAAGCGTAAATGCTATGAAAAAGGCATAAATATCGAGTTATTCGAGGAAATTTGGCAAACTCAAACAGCAGAGGATGAAACCGATGATTTAGCGAATCTTAAATCAAAAATTATGCGAAAATATAAAATTGATAGCTTTCAAGACCTCGATCCTAAAACTAAATCAAAATTAGTTAATTACTTAAGTTATAGAGGCTTTAATCCATTTGAAACTATTGGAAATTGGCAAAAAGAAGAGTTAAACGCTTAA